In the Trueperaceae bacterium genome, one interval contains:
- a CDS encoding ABC transporter permease → MELDQVTYTFARALAFSTPLLWAALGEIMAERSGVVNLGVEGMMVLGAVIGFIVSQATGLPYLGLLLAAVTGALAALIHSFIAIILGANQYISGLAITIFGLGLSGLIGRTWVGQPLQAPMKFVTVPGLSEVPILGPAFFTDQYILTYVGLVTAGLLWFVLYYTRPGLILRTVGESPVAADAVGINVKVVRFFTVVFGGCMAGIGGGYLSIAYRPSWGEGMTNGMGWIALAITIFALWDPLRAVLASFFFGAFFFLSFLLQKMFPPELLTLMPYTFTIVALTLVALGKGRRAFGSPEALGVPYKRGER, encoded by the coding sequence ATGGAATTAGACCAGGTTACTTATACTTTTGCTAGGGCTCTAGCTTTTAGTACCCCACTGTTATGGGCAGCTCTTGGAGAGATAATGGCTGAGCGGTCCGGCGTGGTCAATTTGGGTGTCGAGGGCATGATGGTGTTAGGGGCAGTAATTGGCTTCATAGTTTCTCAAGCCACAGGATTACCCTACCTGGGACTCCTTCTCGCAGCAGTAACCGGGGCGTTAGCTGCCCTAATTCACTCTTTCATTGCAATTATTCTAGGAGCCAACCAATACATTTCAGGCTTAGCAATTACTATATTCGGCCTCGGGTTGTCTGGTCTAATTGGTCGAACTTGGGTTGGGCAGCCACTACAGGCCCCAATGAAGTTCGTTACTGTGCCAGGTCTTTCAGAAGTGCCTATCCTCGGACCAGCGTTTTTTACTGATCAATACATTCTCACATATGTCGGTTTAGTAACTGCTGGTCTCTTGTGGTTTGTCCTTTATTATACTCGTCCTGGTTTAATTTTACGCACAGTAGGCGAATCCCCGGTCGCAGCCGACGCTGTGGGTATTAACGTGAAAGTAGTACGTTTTTTTACAGTAGTGTTTGGTGGTTGTATGGCTGGGATCGGTGGTGGTTATCTCTCTATAGCTTACCGACCTTCATGGGGTGAAGGCATGACCAACGGCATGGGCTGGATTGCCCTTGCGATAACCATTTTTGCTCTTTGGGACCCCCTAAGAGCAGTGCTAGCCAGCTTTTTCTTCGGAGCCTTCTTTTTCCTCTCGTTTTTGTTGCAGAAGATGTTTCCCCCCGAGTTACTTACCTTGATGCCATATACCTTCACAATTGTTGCCCTCACTCTTGTGGCACTGGGTAAAGGGAGGCGAGCTTTTGGGTCGCCTGAAGCTCTCGGGGTTCCATACAAAAGAGGAGAGCGTTAA
- a CDS encoding sugar ABC transporter permease, giving the protein MLERFGFKLVPRKAVPGYFVFLVSFGAIVAAIVVTGFIFWIYGVNPFAAYSTIVERTLLNSRGLSEVVRKSIPLLFAGVGLVLAFRAQFWNIGAEGQILAGAVGASGIALFVPLPPFVAIPAMFVAGFVAGALWGLVPAILKVRLGVNEIITTLMMNYIALYIVRWLINGPWKGDSVVGFSYSDMFHRSIWLPTIGNTRLHWPTLVLGLLLVVLLAVLITRTKLGFEIRMLGESPIAAKYSGVNVLFTTTMLIALSAGAAGLAGVGEVAGIHHRLVEPNSISLGFGYTAIIVAMLARGSPVAAVFTALFLGWVFASGDIMKVALGLPFQITGVINGLVLLFMISSEPLLRFRIARVSLKNPETAESETGTV; this is encoded by the coding sequence GTGCTTGAGCGTTTTGGATTCAAATTAGTGCCCCGAAAGGCGGTACCCGGATACTTTGTGTTCCTTGTCTCATTTGGTGCCATTGTCGCAGCTATTGTTGTCACAGGTTTTATATTTTGGATTTACGGTGTTAATCCCTTTGCTGCTTATTCGACCATCGTAGAACGAACACTATTAAATAGTCGAGGACTTAGTGAAGTTGTGCGGAAAAGCATTCCCCTATTATTTGCTGGAGTAGGTCTTGTTTTAGCCTTTCGTGCACAATTCTGGAACATCGGAGCTGAAGGACAAATCCTTGCTGGTGCTGTCGGAGCTAGTGGAATAGCACTTTTCGTTCCTCTGCCACCTTTCGTGGCAATCCCGGCTATGTTCGTGGCAGGTTTTGTAGCTGGGGCACTTTGGGGGTTAGTACCAGCTATCCTTAAAGTCCGTTTAGGTGTTAATGAAATCATAACTACGTTAATGATGAACTATATCGCTCTGTATATAGTGCGCTGGTTAATCAATGGACCCTGGAAAGGTGATAGTGTCGTTGGTTTCTCATACAGCGACATGTTTCACCGCTCTATTTGGCTACCTACAATAGGAAATACTAGACTTCACTGGCCCACATTAGTTCTGGGTTTGCTACTGGTTGTGTTGTTAGCAGTACTCATCACCCGTACAAAGCTTGGTTTCGAAATTCGTATGCTGGGAGAGAGTCCAATTGCGGCTAAATATTCTGGTGTAAACGTTCTTTTCACCACTACAATGTTGATTGCCCTGTCTGCTGGTGCTGCTGGACTTGCTGGTGTTGGCGAGGTAGCTGGTATTCATCACCGTCTTGTTGAACCGAATAGCATTTCACTAGGTTTCGGCTACACTGCGATAATAGTTGCGATGTTAGCTAGAGGAAGCCCCGTTGCTGCAGTCTTTACAGCGTTATTTCTTGGTTGGGTTTTTGCTAGTGGAGACATTATGAAAGTGGCGCTCGGACTGCCCTTCCAAATTACCGGAGTTATCAATGGTTTGGTGCTACTATTTATGATTTCTAGCGAACCGCTTCTGCGATTTCGGATCGCTAGAGTTAGTCTCAAGAACCCAGAGACGGCCGAGTCGGAAACCGGGACCGTTTGA
- a CDS encoding heme ABC transporter ATP-binding protein, whose protein sequence is MASTPPKHDSNNSLPALLSVKGITKSFPGIKANNSVDFEIRAGEVHSLLGENGAGKTTLINILYGLYQPDEGEIKFKGKKIVLRSPKDAIKRGLGLVAQHFHLARRHTVVENIALGLPGTPMFFPTKILRGQLRQLGEHYGLKVDPNARIWQLSPGEQQRVEILKVLIQGAEILILDEPTSVLTPQESDALFGVLRKMTSEGKAVILISHKLDEVMRIADTVSVLRKGNLVGCLNSKDTSPAELAKLMIGRTIEPTTRTDIEPSKSSVLELKSVWVQNDRGTNALQNISFRLRRREILGVAGVAGNGQGELTEVLTGLRYPSRGQIIIDGEDSTLRGVRGLFEGGVAHIPEDRNRMGIVPSMSVAENLIMRQYRHKPFAKGPMIDQREVTKFAIESIDHYSIATASKDTPSRQLSGGNVQKIILARELSGNPKLLVASHPTYGLDVAAAALTHELLLSQRARGAGVLLVSEDLDELIKISDRILVLFEGTVMGSVDTQEVDSQTLGAMMAGVSFKDIQGPTTSA, encoded by the coding sequence GTGGCGTCTACGCCTCCCAAACATGATTCAAATAACAGTTTACCTGCGTTGTTAAGCGTCAAGGGGATAACTAAGAGTTTCCCCGGAATCAAGGCTAACAACAGTGTAGATTTTGAGATCCGAGCCGGGGAGGTTCACTCCTTGCTAGGAGAAAACGGGGCTGGTAAGACTACCCTTATAAACATTCTTTATGGGCTTTATCAACCCGACGAGGGTGAGATTAAGTTTAAAGGCAAGAAGATAGTTCTGCGGTCACCTAAGGATGCGATTAAACGTGGTCTCGGACTGGTGGCCCAGCATTTTCATCTTGCTCGGCGTCATACTGTTGTCGAGAACATTGCCCTTGGGTTGCCTGGGACTCCGATGTTTTTCCCAACCAAGATCTTGCGTGGACAACTTAGGCAACTTGGTGAGCATTATGGACTAAAAGTTGACCCTAATGCACGTATATGGCAACTATCGCCAGGTGAACAGCAACGCGTGGAAATTTTAAAAGTTTTGATCCAGGGAGCCGAGATCCTGATTCTTGATGAACCTACCAGTGTTTTAACACCCCAGGAATCTGATGCTCTTTTTGGTGTTCTTCGAAAGATGACGAGTGAGGGGAAGGCCGTAATATTAATTTCCCATAAGCTTGATGAGGTTATGCGTATCGCTGATACGGTCTCTGTGCTCCGGAAAGGCAACCTTGTAGGTTGCCTTAATAGCAAAGACACAAGTCCCGCCGAATTAGCAAAACTCATGATTGGTCGTACGATTGAACCGACCACACGTACTGATATTGAACCCAGTAAAAGCTCAGTACTTGAGCTTAAGAGCGTCTGGGTCCAAAATGATCGCGGCACCAATGCCCTGCAGAACATATCCTTTCGACTTCGACGTAGGGAGATCCTTGGGGTGGCTGGTGTAGCTGGCAATGGTCAAGGTGAACTTACCGAGGTGCTTACTGGTCTTCGCTATCCCAGCCGTGGCCAAATCATCATTGATGGAGAGGACTCTACCCTACGAGGAGTGCGCGGGCTTTTTGAAGGTGGAGTTGCACATATTCCGGAAGATCGCAACCGTATGGGAATCGTGCCCAGCATGTCGGTGGCAGAGAACCTGATTATGCGACAGTATAGACATAAACCCTTTGCGAAAGGGCCTATGATTGACCAACGAGAAGTGACCAAGTTCGCGATTGAGTCAATTGATCACTACTCAATCGCAACCGCTTCTAAGGACACTCCGTCTCGTCAGTTATCAGGTGGAAATGTACAGAAAATAATTCTTGCTAGGGAGCTCAGTGGAAATCCGAAACTATTGGTAGCCTCACACCCCACCTATGGGCTTGATGTGGCTGCCGCTGCCCTAACGCACGAGTTGCTTCTTTCTCAACGCGCTCGTGGCGCGGGTGTACTCCTTGTTTCAGAGGACTTGGATGAGCTAATCAAGATCTCCGATCGAATTTTGGTGCTTTTTGAGGGAACAGTTATGGGCTCTGTTGACACCCAAGAGGTCGATAGTCAAACCCTTGGCGCGATGATGGCGGGCGTGTCATTTAAAGATATTCAAGGACCGACAACCAGTGCTTGA